Proteins found in one Cryptococcus neoformans var. grubii H99 chromosome 14, complete sequence genomic segment:
- a CDS encoding branched-chain-amino-acid transaminase, with protein sequence MPIAKMTQPLLASNLELTRLPADFTPAPGKESHGRYMLTVPWSRHTGWGPPKIGPRQDLAFDPLAGVLQYAVTCFEGMKCYKSEQGDLRLFRPEKNFDRLKRSGARLGLPHDWDNTELLSLFSSLLSLETPIVPSTDGSSLYIRPTLLETSQSFGIKEDALADEALLYVVTSLNLGLGLYGSSEREGKGLKLDACKEFIRAWPGGTGSFKLGANYGTVNISKKKGYAMSLWLHGKEDYISEAGAMNMWIIKQASDGYLEFTTMSLDNGIVLPGVTRESIIELLEDHASGKKAFPFADGNVEMPEKIRIVERDISMGEILEGLEDGSLKGMFGCGTGVVVVSIGGITYRSQDYTIPFNPLVKLLRDTMTGIQRGRIDEGRGWSYKIKGSA encoded by the exons ATGCCGATAGCGAAGATGACCCAGCCTCTTCTCGCATCCAATCTCGAACTGACACGCCTCCCCGCCGATTTCACTCCGGCCCCGGGCAAAGAATCGCATGGTCGATACATGCTCACTGTCCCCTGGTCCCGCCACACCGGATGGGGTCCACCCAAAATTGGACCTAGGCAGGATTTGGCGTTTGACCCCTTGGCAGGCGTTTTACAGTATGCTGTTACTTGTTTCGaagggatgaag TGCTATAAATCTGAGCAAGGTGATTTGAGATTGTTCAGGCCTGAGAAGAACTTTGACAGACTCAAGCGTTCCGGTGCCCGTCTCGGCCTTCCT CACGACTGGGATAACACCGAgctcctttccctcttctcctccctcctctcccttgAGACCCCTATCGTACCCTCCACCGATGGTTCATCCCTATACATCCGCCCCACCTTGCTCGAAACCTCCCAGTCATTCGGTATCAAAGAAGACGCTCTCGCGGATGAGGCGTTGTTGTACGTAGTGACGTCTTTGAACCTGGGTTTGGGGCTCTATGGGAGTAgtgaaagggaaggaaaaggattGAAGCTGGATGCCTGTAAGGAGTTTATCAGGGCTTGGCCTGGCGGGACGGGTAGTTTCAAGCTTGGAGCGAACTATG GCACAGTAAACATCTctaagaagaagggatacGCTATGTCCCTCTGGTTGCACGGCAAGGAAGATTACATCTCCGAAGCGGGCGCTATGAATATGTGGATTATTAAGCAGGCTTCTGATGGCT ACCTCGAATTTACAACCATGTCCCTTGACAACGGTATCGTCCTCCCTGGTGTCACCCGTGAATCCATTATTGAGCTCCTTGAAGACCATGCTTCGGGCAAAAAGGCTTTCCCGTTCGCGGATGGGAATGTGGAGATGCCGGAGAAGATCAGAATAGTGGAGAGGGATATTAGTATGGGGGAGATTTTGGAGGGGTTGGAGGATGGCAGTTTGAAGGG AATGTTCGGCTGCGGGACTGGTGTCGTCGTCGTATCCATTGGCGGGATCACCTATCGAAGTCAGGATTACACCATCCCTTTCAACCCGCTCGTCAAATTATTGAGGGATACGATGACGGGTATTCAGAGGGGCAGAATTGATGAGGGCAGGGGATGGAGTTATAAAATTAAGGGGAGCGCTTAA
- a CDS encoding FACT complex subunit POB3, producing the protein MSTVTFENIFHGDSADLGKLRFNPVGFGWKAYQSEDNNPTTYNGSDIRHATWFRVARHFQLRLGMRNSEKPRISFDGFKRDDLDKIKRTLQEYFNITLETRDTSLKGWNWGEAQVKGSDLVFQVQGKTAFDVPLSQVANSNIAGKYEVALEFNPPSNYKFDPKDLNKRPPDEMVEMRFYIPGKSTKKAGSDAGSGGEETELDEEGNEVSAADAFHSLIKEKADIGAVVGDSIVVFEDCLILTPRGRFSIEVYADSIRLVGKSTDHRVPFTSIHRIFLLPKLDDLHVQLVLGLDPPIRQGATRYPFLVAQWPKDEVVNAELNLTDEELAQYPDLEKTYEATTFQVVSRVLKALTGKKVTPPGSLRNAQGLNGIRANVKAVQGELYFLEKGLIFISKQPILIDFSKTDSISFSRVGGGVASARTFDMRVVSKTGGADHVFSAINKQEVGPISSFLQSKNIRLKNEMEEAIVDIDEPFSDDDEEMESASEDERPSRAKNDKSKTKPVKKLADDDEDESEDEDFEDESSDGGSPSESDSDDDSGMASDASDPMMEELRKKTQAKRTKAKETSGSGSEEEKPKKKKVKKDDDE; encoded by the exons ATGTCCACAGTGACTTTTGAAAACA TCTTTCACGGTGATTCTGCCGACTTGGGAA AGCTCCGTTTTAACCCCGTTGGATTTGGGTGGAAGGCGTACCAGAGCGAGGATAACAACCCCACAACTTATAACGGGTCTGATATCAGACATGCCACTTGGTTCCG AGTCGCCCGTCATTTTCAACTTCGACTAGGTATGCGAAACTCTGAAAAGCCTCGGATCTCGTTTGACGGTTTCAAGAGAGAT GATTTGGATAAGATTAAGCGAACTCTCCAAGAATATTTCAACATTACGCTTGAGACGAGAGATACAAGTTTGAAGGGATGGAACTGGGGTGAGGCGCAAGTGAAAG GGAGTGATCTAGTCTTCCAAGTTCAAGGCAAAACCGCGTTCGATGTTCCCCTCTCCCAAGTCGCCAACTCCAACATTGCCGGCAAATACGAAGTCGCGCTCGAATTCAACCCTCCTTCCAATTACAAATTTGACCCCAAAGATCTCAATAAGCGTCCTCCTGACGAAATGGTTGAGATGCGTTTCTACATTCCTGGCAAGAGTACGAAAAAGGCTGGTAGCGATGCTGGTAGTGGTGGCGAGGAGACAGAgttggatgaggagggGAATGAAGTCAGTGCGGCGGATGCGTTCCACAGTTTgatcaaggaaaaggcggaTATTGGAGCTGTCGTCGGGGATAGCATTGTGGTGTTTGAAGACTGCTTAATCTTGACACCCAG AGGTCGATTCTCTATCGAAGTTTACGCCGACTCCATCCGACTTGTCGGTAAATCCACCGACCACCGAGTCCCATTTACTTCTATTCACCGaatctttcttcttcccaagctcGACGATTTGCACGTTCAGCTCGTCCTTGGTCTCGACCCTCCTATTCGACAAGGTGCTACTCGATATCCCTTCCTTGTCGCACAGTGGCCCAAGGATGAGGTCGTCAATGCGGAACTCAATCTCACAGA CGAGGAACTCGCACAGTACCCTGACTTGGAAAAAACTTATGAAGCGACAACCTTCCAGGTCGTCTCTCGTGTGCTCAAAGCATTGActggaaagaaggtgaCACCCCCCGGAAGCTTGAGAAA CGCTCAAGGCCTCAACGGTATTAGAGCTAACGTCAAGGCTGTCCAAGGAGAACTCTACTTCCTCGAAAAAGGTctcattttcatctctaAACAACCCATCCTTATCGATTTCTCCAAAACCGACAGCATTTCATTTTCACGTGTCGGCGGTGGTGTCGCTTCCGCCCGAACATTCGACATGCGCGTCGTGTCGAAGACTGGAGGCGCTGATCACGTGTTCAGCGCTATCAACAAGCAAGAAGTCGGGCCGATCAGCTCGTTCTTGCAGTCGAAGAACATCCGACTCAAGaatgagatggaggaggcaaTTGTTGATATCGATGAGCCGTTTagcgacgatgatgaggagatggaaagtgcttctgaagacgagagacCATCGAGGGCAAAGAATGACAAATCGAAGACTAAGCCTGTGAAGAAACtagccgatgatgatgaagatgagtcTG aagatgaagactttgaagatgaaTCTTCTGACGGCGGCTCACCAAGTGAATCTGATTCTGACGACGATTCTGGCATGGCTTCAGATGCAAGCGATCCtatgatggaagaactgcggaagaagacgcAAGCGAAGCGAacgaaggcaaaggagacaagtgggagtgggagtgaggaagagaagccgaagaaaaagaaggtgaagaaggatgacgatgaataA
- a CDS encoding cell wall integrity protein scw1, with protein MAAPPESLQSLPSPTPSSSSQAHSHFGSLHLQTPQTSSTPSTNSNPSPNPLNERDAQANSASTITAVQPAAYLPSVSSSPPPNPPPYIPPPQHAMPPDPIHSVPSATGYGQPLMSWANAPPGPNGWRNGGGVAGGPFAGYRGGIPNGRHLPTNPDYPARFGPRPGSSHGESRDRRRERRDRDRDDERELEEEVISTIFVVGFPDDMSEREFQNIFTFAPGFEAATLKFPSGSRREPTAALLAELTQLAAHQNAQGGEYSEYHLGNINLEEAISSLSLTTASTSQSTTPSAPMSLTPSVSSNPMLAPGPNLAIPPSSARRQTIGFARFKTRSDALAAKDHLQGKKIDPLTGSVLKAEMAKKNLHTKKTTSGEEIMGFLLRSGRLGLVPGAGAATGSVSVGGSSGGNGAMGSVRDAWESWPNSSSGPGSDKDARLNVDEKTIANTSSQLNISTNPTSSSASALTSTSASGVSTSTSPPLRQTDSKALLALAEEADELEGWSVNGALGMGMTMGPPYEGYSSVSAPGQNQAPGQGQGQRRLGSQPGPAGGAYGRHGHGHGPEYGTNATGTTLSGEHVDGAHVGGIGLAGGRIIGANPADQNPPINTLYVGNLPAVSPPTHPPGFLEESLRALFSRCPGFKRMSYRQKINGPMCFVEFEEVLYASQAIKELYGHNLGGLVKGGIRLSYSKNSLGQRGNNHPSQINTNVFGGIAHNVALAGMSMTSPTTQQHSLPNGAVGYGLPGSLGEGSASLGMGDLRRESGPGTATANGISTATSLSPTARPFNISLPPTSPPSRYFASPPLSTSNPHKLSPTESASVSASASASTSVSAGSSLNSNTTNGLSTTGLPTPGGAGVGVPIPSSSSRSSTSALSTASAFQPFGQPSTSISTSVTTNTSSGFSPVSSPIRTPASFSWLSSSAGTGGGVGYGYEFGGSVPLGSLNGAASAWGQSAERRD; from the exons ATGGCAGCTCCGCCCGAATCACTTCAGTCGCTTCCGTCCCCGACGccgtcctcatcttcacaAGCGCATTCTCACTTTGGctcccttcatcttcaaacaCCACAAACGTCTTCCACCCCCAGTACCAATTCTAATCCATCGCCCAACCCGCTGAATGAACGTGACGCTCAAGCAAACTCTGCAAGCACAATAACTGCTGTCCAGCCTGCCGCCTACCTCCCTTCcgtctcatcttccccgcCTCCGAATCCACCGCCTTACATCCCTCCACCTCAACACGCCATGCCGCCTGATCCGATTCACTCAGTGCCTTCCGCGACAGGTTACGGACAACCGCTAATGTCTTGGGCGAACGCGCCTCCGGGACCCAATGGCTGGAgaaatggaggaggcgTAGCTGGTGGACCGTTTGCAGGATACAGAGGCGGAATCCCGAATGGGAGGCATTTGCCTACGAATCCAGACTACCCGGCGAGGTTTGGCCCAAGGCCAGGTTCGTCACATGGGGAGAGCAGAGAcagaaggagggaaaggagagacAGAGACAGAGACGATGAGAGGgaattggaagaggaggtgatTAGTACGATTTTCGTGGTTGGCTTCCCGGATGATATGTCT GAACGGGAATTCCAAAATATCTTCACATTCGCACCTGGCTTTGAGGCTGCAACGCTCAAGTTCCCCTCTGGCTCTCGACGTGAACCTACTGCCGCTCTCCTTGCCGAGTTAACCCAACTAGCTGCTCACCAGAACGCGCAAGGAGGGGAATATTCAGAGTATCACCTAGGTAACATCAACCTCGAAGAAGCCATTTCCTCCTTATCTCTGACCACCGCGTCTACCTCTCAATCTACCACTCCCTCAGCGCCCATGTCACTCACCCCTTCGGTCTCTTCCAATCCCATGCTGGCCCCTGGTCCTAACCTGGCTATCCCTCCGTCTTCCGCTCGGCGCCAAACTATTGGTTTTGCTCGGTTCAAAACCCGTAGCGACGCGCTCGCTGCAAAGGATCATCTCCAAGGTAAAAAAATTGACCCTTTGACGGGCTCAGTGTTGAAAGCAGAGATGGCTAAGAAGAATCTACACACCAAGAAGACGACGTCCGGTGAGGAGATTATGGGTTTTTTGTTAAGATCTGGAAGGCTCGGGTTGGTCCCCGGTGCCGGCGCTGCTACTGGTTCTGTTTCTGTCGGCGGGTCTTCAGGTGGTAATGGAGCGATGGGCTCTGTAAGAGATGCTTGGGAATCATGGCCTAACTCCAGCTCGGGTCCTGGATCTGATAAGGATGCACGCCTAAACGTGGACGAGAAAACCATTGCCAACACGTCTTCTCAGTTAAACATCAGTACCAATCCTACTTCGTCTTCCGCCTCCGCCCTTACATCTACTTCGGCTTCCGGTGTATCAACCTCTACATCCCCGCCTCTCAGGCAGACCGATTCGAAAGCCCTTTTAGCACTagcggaagaagcagatgaGCTTGAAGGGTGGAGTGTAAACGGCGCCCTTGGGATGGGTATGACTATGGGTCCTCCATACGAAGGGTATTCTTCTGTCTCCGCTCCTGGTCAAAATCAAGCTCCAGGGCAGGGTCAGGGTCAGAGACGATTAGGGAGCCAGCCTGGACCGGCGGGTGGTGCGTATGGGAGACATGGGCATGGGCACGGGCCGGAGTATGGGACGAATGCAACAGGGACGACCCTTTCCGGAGAGCATGTGGATGGTGCGCACGTAGGTGGGATAGGATTGGCTGGAGGCAGAATTATTGGTGCCAATCCCGCTGATCAAAATCCACCT ATCAACACTCTCTATGTCGGTAACCTTCCTGCGGTCTCACCGCCTACCCATCCGCCAGGCTTCCTCGAAGAATCTCTCCGAGCGCTATTCAGTCGTTGTCCCGGTTTCAAACGGATGTCATATAGGCAAAAAATCAATGGCCCAATGTGCTTTGTTGAATTTGAAGAGGTGCTGTACGCTAGTCAAGCGATCAAGGAATTGTACGGCCATAACCTT GGCGGACTTGTCAAAGGAGGTATCCGACTTTCGTACTCCAAGAACTCTCTCGGCCAACGAGGTAACAACCACCCGTCTCAAATAAACACCAACGTGTTTGGGGGTATCGCACATAACGTTGCTTTGGCTGGAATGTCCATGACTTCGCCTACCACTCAGCAGCATTCATTACCAAATGGCGCTGTGGGATACGGGCTTCCGGGTAGtttgggagaagggagCGCGTCGTTAGGTATGGGTGATTTGAGGAGGGAATCCGGACCAGGGACAGCCACGGCTAATGGGATTTCTACCGCTACTTCCCTCTCACCAACAGCTCGACCTTTCAACATATCTCTCCCACCCACTTCTCCCCCTTCAAGATATTTTGCCTCTCCACCTCTTAGTACGAGCAACCCTCATAAACTCTCTCCTACCGAATCCGCCTCTGTCTCTGCATCCGCATCTGCATCCACTTCCGTATCTGCAGGTTCTTCATTGAACTCCAACACAACAAACGGTCTCAGTACTACCGGTCTGCCCACACCCGGCGGCGCTGGCGTCGGTGTACCCAtaccatcctcatcctcccgCTCGTCCACCTCTGCTCTCTCCACTGCCTCTGCCTTCCAGCCCTTTGGTCAACCATCAACTTCCATCTCGACTAGCGTGACCACCAATACTTCGAGTGGATTCTCGCCCGTTTCTTCTCCGATAAGAACACCCGCGAGTTTTAGTTGGCTGAGCAGTTCAGCTGGAACAGGCGGTGGAGTGGGGTACGGGTATGAATTTGGGGGGAGTGTACCGTTGGGAAGTTTGAATGGCGCTGCTAGTGCTTGGGGACAAAGtgcggagaggagggacTAG
- a CDS encoding sugar transporter, with protein MSTLDYKADAIHVEQSSPPRPSSSYDDETKGVEASHIEDKGTHHTPAVNIIQNPLRRYTPEKVVEDAQIFANSHNLAEYSDLFGRAALVAREGKHFDTIGMLTPEERTALEYERDHKWHGPWMLWYSIALCAIGAATQGWDQTGSNGANLSFPEEFGIAGKGRDEWIVGAVNSIIFLTAGCIGAFIVDPLNHYLGRRGEIFLTACCLTATPIASAFTHSWQALFAVRFVMGIGIGAKNATVPIFSAEIAPARVRGALVMFWQLWVVAGIFLGFAANVIVKGTGKIAWRLQLASAFIPAFILMLGIWFTPESPRWLMKHGKYDKAFHSFLRLRAHPIIAARDYYYSHIIYQEELTVAKGSNYFSRLWDCFKVPRIRRANYGASTVMLAQQMCGINIISFYSSTIFTDVGYTDTQALYASLGYGAVQVVFTIPTLFLIDTVGRRRLCLITFPLMCIFLLAAGLSLLKEGGSVGSQIGPVVLFVYLFTICYSLGEGPVAFQYSAEVFPTIQREQGMAWVVFINNFFAGVLSITFPRMRTVMTSTGAFGFYAGLNLIAWGMIFLFVRETKQLTLEEIDQVFSVPTAQFVSYEARVRVPWFFKRYFFFQKNIPTPPPMIGSADDEDDYKNEKRSKA; from the exons ATGTCCACGCTTGACTACAAGGCCGACGCCATACACGTTGAGCAGAgctctcctcctcgtccttcgtcttcctACGACGACGAGACCAAGGGCGTTGAGGCGTCTCATATTGAGGACAAGGGCACCCACCATACGCCAGCCGTCAATATCATTCAAAACCCTTTGAGA CGCTACACACCTGAAAAGGTTGTCGAGGATGCTCAGATTTTCGCCAACAGTCACAATCTTGCTGAATATAGCGATCTTTTTGGCCGGGCTGCCCTTGTTGCCCGAGAAGGCAAGCACTTCGACACCATCGGTATGCTTACTCCAGAGGAAAGAACTGCTCTTGAATACGAAAGGGATCACAAATGGCACGGTCCTTGGATGCTCTGGTACTCGATCGCCCTTTGTGCTATCGGCGCTGCCACACAAG GTTGGGATCAAACCGGCTCTAACGGCGCCAACTTGTCCTTCCCGGAAGAATTCGGTATTGCGGGTAAAGGCCGAGACGAATGGATCGTCGGTGCGGTCAACTCAATTATCTTCTTAACTGCCGGTTGTATTGGTGCATTTATCGTCGACCCTCTTAACCACTACCTCGGTCGTCGAGGAGAAATCTTCCTCACTGCCTGTTGTCTTACCGCCACACCCATCGCTTCCGCATTCACTCACTCTTGGCAAGCTCTCTTTGCTGTTCGTTTCGTCATGGGTATCGGTATCGGCGCGAAGAATGCTACCgtccccatcttctctgctGAGATTGCTCCCGCTAGGGTTCGAGGCGCTTTGGTCATGTTCTGGCAGCTTTGGGTCGTTGCTG GTATCTTCCTTGGTTTCGCTGCCAATGTTATCGTCAAGGGTACCGGCAAAATCGCCTGGCGTCTTCAGCTCGCCTCCGCTTTCATTCccgccttcatcctcatgcTCGGTATCTGGTTTACCCCTGAATCTCCTCGTTGGCTCATGAAGCACGGGAAGTACGACAAGGCATTCCACTCTTTCCTCCGTCTGCGTGCCCACCCCATCATTGCCGCAAGGGACTACTACTACTCTCACATCATCTACCAGGAAGAGCTCACAGTGGCTAAGGGGTCCAACTACTTTTCCAGGTTATGGGATTGTTTCAAGGTGCCTAGGATCAGGAGGGCGAACTATGGTGCTTCTACTGTTATGCTTGCTCAGCAGATGTGCGGTATCAACA TCATCTCATTCTACAGTTCAACCATTTTCACAGACGTCGGTTATACAGACACCCAGGCTCTTTATGCCTCTCTGGGTTACGGTGCCGTCCAAGTCGTGTTCACTATCCCTACATTGTTCTTGATCGATACTGTTGGCCGAAGGAGGTTATGTTTAATT ACCTTCCCACTCATGTGTATTTTCCTTCTCGCCGCCGgtctctctcttctcaaagAGGGCGGCAGCGTTGGCTCTCAAATCGGTCCTGTCGTACTCTTTGTCTACCTTTTCACTATCTGCTATTCTCTCGGTGAAGGTCCCGTCGCTTTCCAGTACTCTGCAGAAGTCTTCCCTACTATTCAGCGAGAACAGGGTATGGCTTGGGTGGTGTTCATTAACAACTTCTTTG CCGGTGTCCTTAGTATAACCTTCCCCCGTATGCGAACCGTCATGACTTCTACCGGTGCTTTCGGCTTCTACGCTGGTCTCAATTTGATTGCATGGGGAATGATTTTCTTATTCGTTAGGGAGACCAAGCAGTTGACCCTGGAGGAAATCGATC AGGTCTTCTCCGTCCCAACCGCGCAATTCGTATCTTATGAGGCCCGCGTCCGCGTCCCCTGGTTCTTCAAGCGATACTTTTTCTTCCAGAAGAACATTCCCACCCCGCCACCTATGATTGGCAGcgccgatgatgaggatgactACAAAAATGAAAAGCGGTCGAAGGCTTAA
- a CDS encoding L-iditol 2-dehydrogenase has product MPVAITSIPASKYRDHYDPTKVLKHPEFQTLAEDAPELSDPNLNIACAYNPAHEVHMIKKPRFEPGPGEVTIHVRATGICGSDVHFWKHGHIGPTMIVTDECGAGHESAGEIVAVGEGVTQWQVGDRVAIEAGVPCGLASCDPCRTGRYNACPADVFFSTPPYHGTLTRYHNHPAAWCHRLADNMSYEEGSLCEPLAVALAGLDRAGVRLGDPIVICGAGPIGLVTLLAAHAAGCTPIVITDLFPSRLEFAKKLVPTVKTVQIEKTAKPEEVAEQIKDAAGMQLSLALDCTGMESSIRSAIFSVKFGGKVFVIGVGPSEQSYPFGYCSAREIDLQFQYRYNNQYPKAIRLVSGGLVNLKPLVTHRFTLKEAVKAFHVAADPSQGAIKVQIHD; this is encoded by the exons ATGCCTGTCGCCATTACATCCATCCCTGCCTCTAAATACCGCGACCACTACGACCCTACAAAAGTCCTCAAGCATCCCGAGTTCCAAACGCTCGCCGAAGATGCCCCCGAGCTTTCCGACCCCAATCTCAACATCGCCTGCGCTTACAATCCGGCTCATGAGGTCCATATGATCAAGAAGCCTCGATTCGAGCCCGGTCCTGGTGAAGTGACAATCCACGTTCGTGCCACAGGTATATGCGG TTCTGACGTTCACTTCTGGAAGCATGGCCACATTGGCCCTACTATGATTGTCACAGACGAATGCGGAGCAGGTCATGAATCGGCAGGCGAAATCGTTGCCGTTGGAGAGGGCGTTACGCAGTGGCAGGTCGGTGACAGGGTAGCTATCGAAGCTGGTGTTCCATGTGGTCTCGCTTCATGTGACCCTTGTCGTACTGGACGTTACAACGCTT GTCCTGCcgacgtcttcttctctacTCCTCCTTACCACGGTACACTCACTCGATACCACAACCATCCCGCTGCTTGGTGCCACCGTCTCGCCGACAACATGTCTTACGAAGAGGGATCTTTGTGTGAACCCCTTGCGGTGGCGTTGGCCGGTCTTGACAGGGCTGGTGTGAGACTGGGAGACCCTATTGTTATTTG CGGAGCGGGCCCTATAGGGCTAGTCACTCTTCTTGCTGCCCACGCTGCAGGTTGTACCCCCATTGTGATTACCGacctcttcccatccaGACTCGAGTTCGCCAAGAAGCTTGTCCCAACTGTCAAGACTGTACAGATTGAGAAGACTGCAAAACCCGAGGAGGTTGCGGAGCAGATCAAAGACGCGGCGGGTATGCAGCTTTCGCTTGCACTTGACTGTACCGGAATGGAGAGCAGCATCAGATCTGCTATCTTC TCTGTCAAATTCGGAGGCAAGGTCTTTGTCATCGGTGTCGGTCCTTCAGAGCAAAGC TACCCATTTGGCTATTGCAGTGCCCGCGAAATTGATCTTCAGTTCCAGTACAGGTACAACAATCAA TACCCGAAAGCAATTCGACTCGTCTCTGGCGGGCTCGTTAATCTGAAACCACTTGTCACCCACCGTTTCACTTTGAAAgaggctgtcaaggcttTCCATGTCGCCGCTGATCCCTCTCAAGGAGCTATCAAGGTTCAAATCCATGATTAA
- a CDS encoding cytoplasmic protein: MPITLDFTGKLVLVTGGGRGIGLAISKALAEAGADVAISYTSKDATPVAKELSDKHGTKVRAFKCEITKSSEVDALVEEVKKEYGKDVDIGVANAGISLWKDAHENTDEDFQSIFAVNTFGPYYLSRALVRSWLGLPVSVNSVSDPIDVANAKNVNLKKQILFVSSISALVAMNPQRQTAYNASKGAVTMLAKSLAGEWSHIGVAVNSISPGYVSTDMIANPPDATASTWVKEWEKRTPVGRFATADEIGGFVATLLSDKMGGMGFMAGSDIVVDGGYTIF; this comes from the exons ATGCCAATCACTCTCGACTTTACCGGCAAACTCGTGCTCGTCACTGGAGGCGGACGAGGAATTGGTCTTGCAATCTCCAAGGCTCTTGCGGAGGCTGGCGCCGACGTAGCTATCAGTTACACTTCGAAGGATGCCACGCCCGTCGCCAAGGAGCTGTCTGACAAGCATGGGACAAAAGTCAGGGCCTTCAAGTGCGAGATCACGAAAAGTAGCGAGGTGGATGCGTTGGTtgaggaggtgaagaaggagtacGGTAAAGATGTTGATATCGGCGTCGCGAATGCTG GTATATCACTCTGGAAAGACGCTCATGAGAACACCGATG AGGATTTCCAGTCCATCTTCGCCGTCAATACCTTTGGTCCTTACTATCTCTCCCGTGCCCTCGTTCGATCTTGGCTCGGTTTGCCGGTATCCGTGAACTCAGTTAGCGACCCAATCGATGTCGCCAACGCGAAGAACGTCAACCTCAAAAAACAAATTCTTTTTGTATCCAGTATCTCGGCCCTCGTGGCTATGAACCCTCAGAGACAAACGGCTTATAACGCAAGTAAAGGGGCTGTCACGATGCTCGCAAAG AGTTTGGCCGGCGAATGGTCTCATATTGGTGTTGCCGTCAACTCAATTTCTCCT GGCTACGTCTCCACTGATATGATCGCCAATCCTCCCGATGCTACTGCCTCCACATGGGTCAAAGAATGGGAGAAGCGCACCCCTGTTGGCCG ATTCGCCACGGCCGACGAAATAGGAGGTTTTGTCGCTACGCTTTTGTCCGATAAGATGGGTGGGATGGGTTTCATGGCTGGATCGGATATTGTGGTGGATGGAG GATACACCATCTTCTAA